One window from the genome of Gambusia affinis linkage group LG14, SWU_Gaff_1.0, whole genome shotgun sequence encodes:
- the LOC122843817 gene encoding glutathione S-transferase A-like: MAQDMTLLWGSGSPPCWRVMIALEEKKLQGYNSRLLSFDREEIKSQEVFNINPRGQVPSFKHGNVIVNESYAACFYLESQFKSQGTKLIPDSTEEQALMYQRMFEGLTFYDKLTAVIFYEYYVPEGERLASAVKRHKEALSTELKLWEGHLHKTGSGSNLAGKSFTLADVVIFPTVATLFRFGLSEKRYPRLGEYYALLRERPSIKASWPPHWLENTKGQDTLNDV, from the exons ATGGCCCAGGAC ATGACTCTGCTGTGGGGCTCCGGCTCGCCTCCCTGCTGGAGGGTCATGATCGCCCTAGAGGAGAAGAAGCTGCAGGGCTACAACAGCAGACTGCTGTCCTTCGACAGAGAGGAGATCAAGTCTCAGGAAGTGTTCAATATCAATCCAAGGGGTCAG GTGCCGTCTTTTAAACATGGAAACGTAATTGTCAACGAATCCTACGCGGCCTGTTTTTACCTGGAG AGCCAGTTTAAGTCTCAAGGAACGAAACTGATCCCAGACAGCACTGAAGAACAAGCGCTGATGTACCAACGCATGTTTGAGGGCCTCACTTTCTACGACAAACTGA CTGCAGTTATTTTCTATGAGTACTACGTCCCCGAAGGCGAGAGGCTTGCCTCAGCTGTGAAGAGACACAAAGAGGCTCTGAGCACGGAGCTCAAACTATGGGAGGGCCACTTGCACAAG aCGGGTTCTGGCTCTAACCTGGCAGGGAAGTCTTTCACACTTGCAGATGTAGTCATTTTTCCAACCGTTGCCACTCTTTTTAGATTTGG gTTGTCTGAAAAGCGTTACCCCAGACTGGGAGAGTACTACGCTCTGCTGAGGGAGAGGCCGAGCATCAAGGCCAGCTGGCCTCCCCATTGGCTGGAGAACACCAAGGGACAAGACACCCTGAATGACGTCtga
- the gstr gene encoding glutathione S-transferase rho, with protein sequence MAQDMTLLWGSGSPPCWRVMIALEEKKLQGYNSVLLSFEKMEHKSQQVLDINPRGQVPSFKHGNVIVNESYAACFYLESRFKSQGTKLIPDEPEEQALTYQRMFEGLSLYDKLSAVIFYDYYVPEGERLESALKRNKETLVTELKLWEGYLEKLGSGSYLAGKDFTMTDVVVFPTVATAFRFGLSAGRYPKLGAYHALMKERPSIKASWPPHWLENPKGQDTLKDI encoded by the exons ATGGCCCAGGACATGACTCTGCTGTGGGGCTCCGGCTCGCCTCCCTGCTGGAGGGTCATGATCGCCCTGGAGGAGAAGAAGCTGCAGGGCTACAACAGCGTGCTGCTGTCCTTCGAGAAAATGGAGCACAAGTCCCAGCAAGTGCTCGACATTAATCCCAGGGGACAG GTTCCATCATTCAAACATGGAAATGTTATTGTTAATGAATCCTACGCAGCCTGCTTTTACCTTGAG AGTCGGTTTAAATCCCAGGGAACCAAGCTGATCCCAGACGAACCCGAGGAGCAAGCGCTGACGTACCAGCGCATGTTTGAGGGCCTCTCGCTCTACGACAAACTGA GTGCGGTCATCTTCTACGACTACTACGTTCCCGAAGGGGAGCGGCTCGAGTCGGCTCTGAAGAGAAACAAGGAGACCCTGGTCACTGAGCTCAAACTCTGGGAGGGTTACCTGGAGAAG CTGGGCTCTGGTTCTTACTTGGCAGGAAAGGATTTCACAATGACGGACGTGGTTGTTTTCCCAACTGTTGCCACTGCGTTCAGATTTGG GCTCTCTGCTGGGCGTTACCCCAAACTGGGGGCGTACCACGCTCTGATGAAGGAGAGGCCCAGCATCAAGGCCAGCTGGCCTCCTCATTGGCTGGAGAACCCCAAGGGACAAGACACCCTGAAGGACATCTGA
- the LOC122843149 gene encoding glutathione S-transferase A-like has translation MAKSMYLLWGSGSPPCWRVMITLEEKKLQGYKQKLLSFEKEEHKSKEVLDINPRGQLPTFKHGDNIINESVGACLYLENQFKSQGNKLIPDSPAEQALMYQRMMEGLPFLEKIELVIFYDFYVPEGERHDSALKRNKDNLVTELQLWESYLENVSAGCYLAGGFSLADVVVFPSVACAFSYGLSPERYPKLAKYYSLLKDRPSIKATWPPKWFQIEQRSESLKDI, from the exons ATGGCGAAGTCGATGTATCTGCTGTGGGGGTCCGGATCCCCTCCCTGCTGGCGCGTCATGATCACCCTGGAGGAGAAGAAACTACAGggatacaaacaaaaactgctgtCTTTTGAGAAAGAGGAGCATAAATCTAAAGAGGTTTTGGACATCAACCCCAGAGGACAG CTTCCTACCTTCAAACATGGAGACAACATAATCAATGAGTCTGTTGGAGCGTGCTTATACCTGGAG AATCAGTTCAAGTCTCAGGGCAACAAGCTGATCCCTGACAGCCCTGCAGAGCAAGCTCTGATGTACCAACGAATGATGGAGGGTCTTCCCTTTCTTGAGAAAATAG AACTGGTTATCTTCTACGACTTCTACGTCCCTGAAGGAGAGCGCCATGACTCTGCTCTGAAGAGAAACAAGGACAATCTGGTCACTGAGCTTCAACTCTGGGAGAGCTACCTGGAGAAC GTGTCTGCAGGCTGCTACCTAGCAGGAGGATTCTCCTTGGCCGATGTTGTCGTCTTTCCAAGCGTTGCTTGTGCCTTCTCTTATGG gcTGTCTCCAGAACGATACCCTAAACTGGCCAAATACTACAGCCTTCTGAAGGACAGACCCAGCATCAAAGCTACTTGGCCCCCAAAGTGGTTCCAAATCGAACAAAGATCTGAAAGCCTGAAGGACATCTGA